In Spirochaetota bacterium, one genomic interval encodes:
- a CDS encoding alginate lyase family protein produces the protein MRNVAIIVVIACGIVPALSAPPDLAAGYMFFSPGIISNLQCRRMKDTAAGDFFTAVFRLANDSKNKKPAAQTMLRIEGHLGSEDARIVNDDMLAINAFGLDHQLNRDNSSREHAERYLLAWARTYLPTGNPIDEEYFLKYAGGYDLVRHSIDTENKAVIEEFLRLLFETGKAFIAAKKGFIPNGNFDSRHLALSAAIAFCLDDAVMKRYCENTYRRLIDHNILPGGTVRELFPEALSDLHVRRRADEVVPRGATIDFVQRDAMEYHCASAAGLLTAVLIARRHRLDWGDMKAANGQTIFDALDFTIPYAAGRKTHAEFARSLAAFDAEHHRGGMFDAARARQLLAMAAVLSARYRDFADPSVLPPFERLLYYGFSDAP, from the coding sequence ATGCGTAATGTCGCGATCATTGTTGTCATTGCATGCGGCATTGTGCCGGCATTGTCGGCGCCGCCGGACCTCGCCGCGGGATATATGTTCTTCTCGCCGGGTATTATCTCAAATCTTCAGTGCCGCAGGATGAAGGATACGGCAGCAGGCGATTTTTTTACTGCGGTGTTCCGGCTTGCGAACGATTCGAAAAACAAAAAACCGGCGGCTCAAACGATGCTCAGGATAGAAGGGCATCTGGGGTCAGAGGACGCCCGCATAGTCAACGACGACATGCTCGCCATCAATGCGTTCGGGCTGGATCATCAATTGAACCGCGACAACTCTTCGCGGGAACACGCGGAGCGATACCTGCTTGCCTGGGCGCGGACGTATCTGCCCACCGGCAATCCGATCGATGAGGAATATTTTCTCAAATACGCCGGCGGGTATGATCTGGTCCGGCACAGCATCGATACGGAGAACAAAGCTGTCATTGAGGAATTCCTGCGTCTCTTGTTCGAAACGGGTAAAGCATTCATTGCTGCGAAAAAAGGTTTTATCCCGAACGGGAATTTCGACAGCCGGCATCTGGCCCTATCCGCCGCGATCGCGTTCTGTCTTGATGATGCGGTGATGAAGCGCTATTGCGAGAACACATATAGAAGGCTCATCGATCACAACATCCTGCCCGGCGGCACCGTCCGGGAATTGTTCCCGGAGGCACTGTCCGATCTGCATGTGCGGAGGCGGGCGGATGAAGTGGTACCGAGGGGTGCGACCATCGACTTCGTTCAGCGGGATGCGATGGAGTATCATTGCGCAAGTGCAGCGGGATTGCTCACCGCGGTGCTGATCGCCCGCCGTCATCGTCTCGATTGGGGGGACATGAAAGCGGCGAACGGGCAGACTATCTTTGACGCGCTCGATTTCACCATTCCCTACGCCGCCGGCAGAAAAACGCATGCGGAATTCGCACGATCGCTTGCGGCCTTCGACGCAGAACATCATCGCGGGGGCATGTTCGATGCAGCGCGGGCCAGACAGCTGTTAGCCATGGCTGCCGTGCTGTCTGCCAGATACCGGGATTTTGCCGATCCGTCCGTTCTCCCGCCATTCGAACGCCTGCTATACTATGGGTTCTCCGACGCACCGTAG
- a CDS encoding sugar-binding protein, whose protein sequence is MRNIIRAAFIVIAGVLSLGAENLIIENSSFEVGRAGYDANPGVFIRNWDRFVMPAVTGETAAHGAKSLKIMNPSGMDAVQVFFPALSFKEKTHIVISFYAKASVANTPVLVALKSGWKNVFQKTMLVPTQWTRMVAEFDVAADVVKETQGGTHGMYALGFDLFSSSKPVFETVWLDGIQIEKNVLAEYAPAVRIDASIDMSDFASRQTLIYTVGEIPQADISAAVYGGGSTADAVITVTDMLNGTVVSRMRAAMQLDAKGLGSARIDLPAVERRQYRIEAVVTAGTEKAKAQRMYGGIKDLSTGLTSKRFGGSIETMEVARSWYMAPADPSYRMAAWRVHPDVYAKLAKSIGWQWIHFYGQVEMKMINDVKGVYQWDDADFCVDLYRRYGFELMALPTGQGDYHQWYFGPQWTLTGPKSLGGTSGGKDKPRMDPDAFGKFCYDAALRYKGKIDHWECWNEPGVKMREAEYLTLLKACYTNIKKANPSATVLGLTGTWDIGGDLYGWVKNCLKIGAGDFMDAIAVHGYHTKDRDYVGQVQAMAKKISGKDFRIWDSESGKTMFDDYGYPNYFRPESGSRSDHPFDHSIIFMSKHFANELANGIERQSWFNLDAYGIWLGSPQFGLINFDGSPNAAMMGQNFMIEIYDTAKIFREVPVEGNTVAYVFDRPKGPFAVYWNDALDTEGTLPLTGIRVADMMGGEIDVQTAAGGTTIKIDRRPRYIFAKGVSAEACALAVSKMTVKGLSPIKIERTILSLSGPTPVLLASVKNAGQQHQLCVASVQRKPSWIPSWPAEEEFTIPSFGSKDIAFTFPVSIPDDDNGMILSVETLKDTLFVTVPLAMIGADRTAEPITVDGQANEPVWQRRYTVGTLAAMSAAYDDKAVYFLFTVKDNEIVNFREFTGTKPLESWQTDAVELFFDLDREGDITKPIFDRDDLQLVCTVKGTSSKGEVLKGPLSFAGNKAFPAEHVAMKTTRSADGYIMEIGIPWDAFAAMGVERKSSIGFSAAIRDMDKNFQERGRAFWSGNDNNYKDTSRFGLLIFLP, encoded by the coding sequence ATGAGGAACATTATCCGGGCAGCGTTCATCGTCATCGCCGGCGTGCTTTCGCTCGGTGCCGAAAATCTCATCATTGAGAATTCATCGTTCGAGGTCGGGCGTGCGGGATACGACGCGAACCCCGGCGTATTTATCCGTAACTGGGACCGTTTTGTCATGCCGGCGGTGACCGGAGAAACGGCGGCGCACGGCGCAAAGTCGCTTAAGATCATGAATCCGTCCGGCATGGATGCAGTACAGGTGTTCTTTCCGGCGCTCTCGTTCAAGGAAAAAACGCACATAGTCATTTCATTCTACGCGAAAGCAAGTGTCGCGAACACTCCGGTACTTGTGGCGTTGAAGTCCGGGTGGAAGAATGTTTTTCAAAAAACGATGTTGGTTCCCACGCAATGGACAAGGATGGTCGCTGAATTCGATGTCGCCGCTGATGTTGTGAAGGAAACGCAGGGCGGCACGCATGGCATGTATGCACTCGGATTCGACCTGTTTTCCTCGTCCAAACCGGTGTTCGAGACGGTGTGGCTCGACGGCATCCAGATCGAAAAGAACGTGCTCGCCGAATATGCACCGGCAGTACGGATCGATGCCTCCATAGATATGTCCGACTTCGCCAGCCGGCAGACACTCATCTATACCGTCGGTGAAATACCGCAGGCGGATATTTCCGCTGCGGTGTACGGGGGCGGCAGTACGGCCGATGCCGTGATAACCGTGACCGATATGCTGAACGGCACTGTCGTGTCGCGCATGCGTGCGGCAATGCAGCTCGATGCGAAGGGACTCGGCAGCGCGCGCATAGACCTTCCTGCCGTTGAACGAAGACAATACCGTATTGAAGCTGTCGTTACCGCGGGGACGGAAAAAGCAAAAGCGCAGCGTATGTACGGCGGTATAAAGGACCTGAGTACCGGTCTCACATCGAAGCGTTTCGGCGGAAGCATTGAAACAATGGAAGTTGCACGGTCATGGTACATGGCACCGGCCGATCCCAGCTATCGGATGGCGGCATGGCGGGTGCATCCGGACGTGTATGCCAAACTCGCGAAAAGCATCGGCTGGCAATGGATACATTTCTACGGTCAGGTGGAAATGAAAATGATCAATGATGTCAAGGGCGTATATCAGTGGGATGATGCGGACTTTTGCGTCGACCTCTACCGCAGGTACGGCTTCGAACTCATGGCCCTCCCCACGGGGCAGGGCGATTATCACCAGTGGTATTTTGGACCGCAATGGACGCTTACCGGACCGAAAAGTCTCGGCGGCACGAGCGGGGGTAAAGACAAGCCGCGCATGGACCCCGATGCATTCGGGAAATTCTGCTACGATGCCGCACTGCGGTACAAAGGGAAGATAGATCACTGGGAATGCTGGAATGAGCCCGGTGTGAAGATGCGCGAAGCCGAATATCTGACGCTTCTGAAAGCGTGCTACACAAACATTAAAAAAGCGAACCCCTCCGCGACCGTGCTGGGACTGACCGGCACGTGGGATATCGGCGGGGATCTGTACGGCTGGGTTAAGAACTGCCTGAAGATCGGCGCGGGCGATTTCATGGACGCGATCGCAGTGCACGGCTATCACACGAAAGACCGCGACTATGTCGGACAGGTGCAGGCGATGGCGAAAAAAATATCCGGCAAGGACTTCCGGATATGGGATTCGGAATCCGGCAAGACCATGTTCGATGATTACGGCTATCCGAACTATTTCAGACCGGAATCCGGGTCCCGCAGTGATCATCCGTTCGACCACAGCATCATATTCATGTCAAAGCATTTTGCGAATGAACTGGCCAACGGCATAGAACGGCAGAGCTGGTTCAATCTGGACGCCTACGGTATCTGGCTGGGTTCGCCGCAATTCGGGCTCATCAATTTCGACGGCTCGCCGAACGCCGCTATGATGGGCCAGAATTTCATGATAGAGATCTACGATACCGCAAAAATATTCCGTGAAGTACCGGTGGAAGGGAATACCGTCGCCTATGTGTTCGATCGGCCGAAGGGACCGTTCGCCGTATACTGGAACGATGCATTGGATACCGAGGGTACGCTTCCACTCACGGGAATACGCGTTGCCGACATGATGGGCGGTGAAATTGATGTGCAGACGGCCGCGGGAGGGACGACCATAAAGATCGACAGGAGACCGCGATACATCTTTGCAAAAGGCGTCAGTGCAGAGGCATGTGCGCTCGCCGTTTCAAAAATGACCGTGAAAGGCCTCAGCCCGATCAAAATTGAGCGGACGATACTGTCGTTGTCAGGGCCGACACCGGTGCTCCTCGCTTCGGTAAAAAACGCCGGGCAGCAGCATCAGCTATGCGTTGCATCCGTACAGCGCAAGCCTTCGTGGATACCATCCTGGCCAGCGGAAGAAGAATTCACGATACCGTCATTCGGCAGCAAGGATATTGCGTTCACGTTTCCCGTCAGCATTCCCGACGATGATAACGGAATGATACTATCCGTTGAAACGCTGAAAGACACGCTGTTCGTCACTGTCCCCCTTGCGATGATCGGTGCGGATCGAACGGCGGAACCGATCACGGTCGACGGACAGGCGAATGAACCCGTGTGGCAGCGGCGGTATACTGTCGGAACATTGGCGGCAATGAGCGCTGCCTATGATGACAAGGCCGTCTATTTCCTCTTTACCGTAAAAGACAATGAGATCGTGAATTTCCGCGAGTTCACCGGCACAAAACCGCTTGAAAGCTGGCAGACGGATGCGGTCGAGCTTTTTTTCGATCTTGACCGCGAAGGGGATATTACAAAACCGATTTTTGACCGCGATGATCTGCAGCTTGTCTGTACCGTGAAAGGGACCTCGTCAAAAGGCGAGGTCCTCAAAGGACCGCTGTCATTCGCCGGGAATAAAGCATTTCCCGCTGAACACGTTGCCATGAAAACAACGCGTTCAGCTGACGGCTATATCATGGAGATAGGTATTCCGTGGGATGCGTTCGCCGCGATGGGTGTCGAGCGGAAAAGCAGCATCGGGTTTTCGGCGGCGATACGGGATATGGATAAGAATTTTCAAGAACGGGGCCGGGCGTTCTGGAGCGGGAATGATAATAATTATAAAGACACATCGCGGTTCGGACTTTTGATCTTCCTTCCCTGA
- a CDS encoding LamG-like jellyroll fold domain-containing protein: MLQRIMMLILMCLPLAAESRLVKENFNGGKIETAGALLRGEGLADDDRGGKCMSGGMLAYFPMSKYWNPKQGTVEFRIKLLAPSTDPAVDNWAMFRATAPIAGISEKDSFAHSFSVINGWGAGLFLLVSDKAGVRQMIKYTKITAWQTNEWHHIAFTWKIDNPGRSSIAFYVDGSPAGIVKDVAIEQDDDAWKAVMAVEPTDIQAHDRYSVRVGSVYTKKHAGCIDDVKIYDFPRSYAQQK, from the coding sequence ATGCTACAACGGATAATGATGCTTATTCTGATGTGTCTCCCGCTGGCAGCGGAGTCGCGCCTGGTAAAAGAGAATTTCAACGGCGGAAAGATCGAGACGGCCGGGGCGCTCCTTCGCGGCGAAGGGCTCGCGGACGACGACCGCGGCGGGAAATGCATGAGCGGCGGCATGCTCGCCTATTTTCCGATGTCGAAATACTGGAACCCGAAACAGGGCACCGTCGAGTTCAGGATAAAGCTGCTTGCCCCGTCAACCGATCCCGCCGTAGACAATTGGGCGATGTTCCGCGCAACTGCCCCGATCGCCGGGATAAGCGAAAAAGATTCGTTCGCGCATTCGTTCAGTGTCATCAACGGGTGGGGCGCGGGTCTTTTTCTGCTTGTGAGCGATAAAGCGGGCGTTCGACAGATGATAAAGTACACAAAAATAACAGCATGGCAGACGAATGAGTGGCATCATATCGCGTTCACGTGGAAGATAGATAATCCGGGAAGATCGTCCATCGCGTTCTATGTGGATGGCTCGCCTGCGGGCATCGTAAAGGACGTTGCCATTGAGCAGGATGATGATGCATGGAAAGCGGTCATGGCGGTCGAGCCGACGGATATACAAGCGCATGACAGGTACAGTGTCCGCGTCGGAAGCGTGTACACAAAAAAACATGCCGGATGCATCGATGATGTCAAGATATACGATTTCCCCCGTTCCTATGCGCAGCAGAAATAG
- a CDS encoding DUF6259 domain-containing protein, giving the protein MTYLSRPMHRIGAALSLAVMSMFLIAGNDPVLLKDDLQKYADDSDGAPEWRTAKGTWSVGSGACTSVKGLDALLWRELPGSGGYSFSAKVKAVEGKMSGSGVAAGMLDGRNGYVFFISAKQTALQKMENGVRSDIVARLSETHAMDTSYELTITIRSGIASAFVDGVKKFEVKDASFTGRGAGVWSYEPGVRFSDISAINVSAGDRTMDSVQKSAGITVHNKGIGGNNTKQGLSRMESDVLALDPTHVVLYFGMNDSVNSGNAVAPQTYRENLTTMIARVREKGALPVLVTITPVIEAYLLSRHKKEFFADGSPNAKIDAYNNIVREVAAEQKAALVDLNAVFRSRGEPKEDKTSLLRNKANSAADGVHYMPEGYALFAAEVARAIGTIKKGDIIVCFGDSLTFGAGMKGEGTITGDAYPAYLSRLVNAEVSTSRAELANEHIRIALLPPAEGGSIASIRSANGVEFINAKVPPLWEIELRSIHSRPAASTVALSLDPEQDDRVASKDDAGGDTLTMRAGALKADCSSETSKGSITYHWNNMAVGAESGVLDVWVSISLAPGDAFLRSTAGIINRSKNYTVFYLTAPIVGGVYPSDKDTSRDRLATPASDGRLIHDPIHNGVLGQKRRFQPNRSGHSMQFDAYYHNGEGLYLGCFDGAENAKRYVLAADEGGISWAVVHVPNNMKKVPQEWSTPYETVIRCFSGDWYDAARIYRTWALTQTWTAEGPLATRTIPKWFKDIDEWLLWGVNKDQSQIYGDKMKALVSGMNTGLITYNWSRTHELEKETPDVFPIDAATETYMAKAKAAHYPLMGYLQGICWDTNAASFQEDNGMDHTVRNLYDQRVVWPLGKLTPAIAYPGETWTKRLKAAVEKMAAAGFKSIYLDSGNHGGTYLNFNPLESTDSGGGTGYIHGQRKLIRELKNAARSIDPDVCFTAESFWEGNMAELDAYMSCNTTFQYLHKDHAFPIPLAHAVYHDRTILYSAWVNRQDVEQKDAMGYVAKFGQIFVWGVKAGWNIPNLFLTYKNSDIAYESSRRRYEAYAASKQFLLYGDMLREPALGGTPAVDVKWYRGWSDQCYDIEMPAVLASAWRSPEGELGIALYNISPAAQNVSFTLSESDHGIVKGKNYSLSGGCMKYGSAGATSSKDGIVVTCRIDARSPFTASVR; this is encoded by the coding sequence ATGACATACCTATCGAGACCGATGCACCGCATTGGCGCTGCATTGTCACTGGCCGTCATGTCGATGTTTCTCATTGCCGGAAATGATCCGGTCCTTCTTAAGGACGACCTGCAAAAGTACGCGGACGATAGCGATGGTGCTCCGGAATGGCGGACGGCGAAAGGAACATGGAGCGTCGGGAGCGGAGCATGTACGTCAGTCAAGGGACTCGATGCCCTTCTCTGGCGCGAACTTCCCGGTTCCGGCGGATATTCATTCTCGGCAAAGGTAAAAGCGGTCGAAGGAAAAATGTCCGGAAGCGGTGTGGCCGCCGGCATGCTCGACGGGAGGAACGGCTACGTGTTTTTCATCAGCGCAAAGCAGACGGCGCTGCAGAAAATGGAGAACGGCGTGCGCTCGGATATCGTTGCGCGCTTGAGCGAAACGCATGCAATGGATACTTCATATGAACTTACGATAACGATCAGGAGCGGCATTGCATCCGCATTCGTCGACGGTGTTAAAAAATTCGAGGTGAAGGACGCCTCGTTCACCGGGCGCGGAGCAGGCGTCTGGTCATATGAACCGGGCGTTCGTTTCAGCGATATTTCGGCGATAAATGTTTCTGCTGGAGATAGGACCATGGACAGTGTACAGAAAAGTGCAGGTATAACCGTTCACAACAAAGGCATCGGCGGGAACAATACAAAGCAGGGGCTATCCCGCATGGAGAGCGATGTGCTTGCGCTCGATCCGACCCATGTCGTTCTGTATTTCGGCATGAATGACAGCGTGAACTCGGGCAATGCAGTAGCGCCGCAAACGTATCGTGAAAATCTGACGACGATGATCGCTCGTGTGCGGGAGAAAGGCGCGCTTCCCGTGCTCGTCACCATCACGCCGGTCATCGAGGCATATCTGCTCTCCCGTCATAAGAAAGAATTCTTTGCCGATGGGTCGCCGAACGCGAAGATAGACGCATACAACAACATCGTGCGCGAAGTGGCGGCTGAACAAAAAGCGGCGCTTGTCGATCTGAACGCGGTCTTTCGTTCGCGCGGCGAACCGAAAGAGGACAAAACATCGCTTCTCCGCAACAAGGCGAACTCGGCGGCCGACGGTGTGCACTATATGCCGGAGGGGTATGCGCTCTTTGCGGCGGAAGTCGCTAGGGCGATCGGTACAATAAAAAAAGGCGATATCATCGTCTGCTTCGGCGACAGTCTCACCTTCGGCGCCGGCATGAAAGGCGAAGGCACGATAACCGGTGATGCGTATCCGGCGTATCTATCGCGCCTGGTGAACGCTGAGGTAAGCACATCGCGTGCCGAACTTGCGAACGAGCATATCCGCATCGCGCTCCTGCCGCCAGCCGAGGGGGGCAGCATTGCGAGCATTCGCAGCGCGAACGGCGTCGAATTCATCAATGCGAAGGTGCCGCCGCTCTGGGAGATCGAACTCCGCAGCATACATTCACGCCCTGCCGCATCGACGGTGGCCCTCTCGCTCGACCCCGAGCAGGATGACCGCGTGGCATCAAAGGATGATGCGGGCGGCGATACCCTCACCATGCGGGCTGGCGCGCTCAAGGCGGACTGTTCAAGCGAGACATCGAAAGGTTCGATAACGTATCATTGGAATAATATGGCTGTCGGCGCTGAAAGCGGCGTTCTCGATGTGTGGGTATCGATATCGCTCGCTCCGGGCGATGCATTCCTCAGGAGCACAGCGGGCATCATCAATCGCAGCAAGAACTATACCGTGTTCTATCTGACAGCGCCCATCGTCGGGGGGGTATATCCATCCGATAAGGATACCTCGCGCGACAGACTTGCAACACCGGCTTCCGACGGGCGTCTCATCCATGATCCGATACACAACGGCGTGCTCGGTCAGAAGCGGCGATTTCAGCCCAACCGCTCCGGCCACAGCATGCAGTTCGATGCGTACTATCACAACGGCGAGGGGCTGTATCTCGGCTGCTTCGACGGAGCGGAGAACGCGAAACGCTATGTGCTCGCCGCGGACGAGGGCGGGATCTCATGGGCCGTCGTTCATGTGCCGAATAACATGAAGAAGGTCCCCCAGGAGTGGTCGACTCCATACGAAACCGTTATCCGATGTTTTTCAGGGGATTGGTACGATGCGGCGCGCATCTATCGTACATGGGCGCTTACGCAGACATGGACTGCCGAAGGACCGCTCGCAACACGGACGATACCGAAGTGGTTCAAGGATATCGACGAATGGCTGCTCTGGGGCGTGAACAAGGATCAATCGCAGATATACGGCGATAAAATGAAAGCGCTCGTCAGCGGCATGAACACGGGGCTTATCACCTACAATTGGTCGAGGACGCATGAGCTTGAAAAAGAGACGCCGGATGTTTTCCCCATCGATGCGGCGACCGAAACGTACATGGCGAAAGCGAAAGCAGCGCACTATCCGCTCATGGGATATCTGCAGGGCATTTGCTGGGACACGAATGCAGCGAGCTTTCAGGAAGACAACGGCATGGACCATACCGTGCGTAATCTGTACGATCAGCGTGTTGTCTGGCCACTCGGGAAATTGACGCCAGCGATAGCATATCCGGGAGAGACGTGGACAAAACGCCTCAAGGCTGCGGTGGAAAAAATGGCGGCGGCCGGTTTCAAGTCGATATATCTTGATTCCGGGAATCACGGCGGCACGTATCTTAACTTCAATCCGCTTGAGAGCACCGACAGCGGCGGCGGTACCGGCTACATTCACGGACAGCGAAAGCTCATACGCGAGCTCAAGAACGCGGCGCGGAGTATAGATCCGGATGTATGCTTTACCGCGGAAAGTTTTTGGGAAGGGAATATGGCGGAGCTTGATGCCTACATGTCATGCAATACGACGTTCCAGTATCTTCACAAGGACCATGCGTTCCCCATTCCGCTCGCGCATGCCGTGTATCATGACCGCACAATATTGTATTCCGCGTGGGTGAACAGGCAGGACGTTGAGCAAAAGGACGCGATGGGCTATGTCGCAAAGTTCGGTCAGATATTCGTCTGGGGCGTAAAGGCCGGCTGGAACATCCCAAACCTGTTCCTCACCTATAAAAACAGCGATATCGCGTATGAATCCTCACGGCGCAGATATGAGGCATACGCAGCATCGAAGCAATTCCTTCTCTACGGCGATATGCTTCGTGAACCGGCGCTGGGGGGAACTCCCGCCGTCGATGTGAAATGGTATCGCGGGTGGAGCGATCAGTGCTATGATATCGAAATGCCCGCCGTGCTTGCTTCGGCATGGCGTTCGCCCGAGGGCGAGCTCGGCATCGCATTGTACAACATAAGCCCCGCGGCGCAGAACGTCTCATTCACGCTCAGTGAAAGTGATCACGGCATTGTAAAAGGAAAGAATTATTCGCTTTCCGGCGGATGCATGAAATACGGTTCTGCGGGCGCAACATCATCGAAGGACGGCATCGTCGTTACCTGCAGGATCGATGCGCGCTCTCCGTTCACGGCGTCCGTACGATGA